A stretch of Plesiomonas shigelloides DNA encodes these proteins:
- the astB gene encoding N-succinylarginine dihydrolase gives MPRPRNTSCEINFDGLVGPTHNYAGLSAGNIASTHFAHHPSNPRQAALQGLEKMRLMLNLGLAQGILPPHERPLLSALRHLGFSGSRAQILEKAYQYNPRLLAAVTSASSMWTANAATVTPSADSHDGKVHFTPANLLNKFHRSLESETTARILRAVFADDKYFTHHPALPPHDMFSDEGAANHTRICPTHGMSGLHIFVYGRSFFDESRTFPHRFPARQTLEASQAIARQHGLDHDNAIFIQQNPQVIDQGVFHNDVIAVGNESVLFYHQQAFLATESLKQAVTERLSAADIAFIEVPEQQVSVTDAVQSYLFNSQLVTLPDQSMALIAPYECQEHPVISAYLQALPERYPRLSQITYLDLRQSMQNGGGPACLRLRIVLTADEMAAVQPHCLLDNAKIDQLTHWVNKHYRDRLTLSDLRDPALLDESCRALDELTQILHLGSLYRFQQVGHSAEE, from the coding sequence ATGCCACGACCACGGAACACCAGTTGCGAAATCAACTTCGACGGATTAGTCGGCCCGACGCATAACTACGCCGGACTTTCTGCCGGTAACATCGCATCCACGCACTTTGCTCACCACCCTTCCAACCCGCGCCAAGCCGCGCTGCAAGGGCTAGAAAAGATGCGCCTGATGCTAAATCTAGGGTTGGCGCAAGGCATTTTGCCACCGCACGAGCGGCCATTACTGAGCGCGCTACGCCATTTAGGGTTTTCGGGTAGCCGAGCCCAAATCTTGGAGAAAGCCTATCAGTATAATCCGCGCTTGCTGGCCGCTGTGACCTCTGCCTCATCCATGTGGACGGCGAACGCTGCTACTGTTACGCCCAGCGCCGATAGCCATGATGGGAAAGTTCACTTTACCCCGGCCAATTTGCTGAATAAATTTCATCGGTCATTGGAATCAGAAACAACAGCGCGCATTCTGCGTGCCGTTTTTGCGGATGACAAGTACTTTACTCATCATCCCGCATTACCACCGCATGATATGTTCAGCGATGAAGGTGCGGCCAACCATACCCGAATATGCCCCACGCATGGAATGTCAGGTCTTCACATTTTTGTGTACGGGCGTTCTTTTTTTGATGAAAGCCGCACTTTCCCGCACCGTTTTCCTGCCAGACAAACGCTGGAGGCCTCGCAGGCCATTGCTCGCCAACACGGCTTAGATCATGATAATGCGATATTCATTCAGCAAAATCCGCAAGTCATTGATCAGGGTGTATTTCATAACGACGTTATTGCCGTGGGCAATGAAAGCGTCCTGTTTTACCACCAACAGGCCTTTTTGGCGACCGAAAGCCTAAAACAAGCGGTAACAGAACGTTTAAGCGCTGCAGATATCGCCTTTATCGAAGTTCCAGAACAACAAGTGAGCGTCACCGACGCGGTACAAAGTTATTTGTTTAACTCACAATTAGTGACCTTGCCGGACCAAAGCATGGCCCTGATCGCGCCTTACGAATGCCAAGAACATCCGGTCATCAGTGCCTATCTGCAAGCTTTGCCAGAGCGCTATCCGCGGCTCAGTCAGATCACTTATCTGGATTTGCGCCAAAGCATGCAAAATGGCGGAGGGCCCGCCTGCCTGCGCTTGCGCATAGTACTCACTGCCGATGAGATGGCTGCCGTTCAGCCCCATTGCCTACTTGATAACGCGAAAATCGATCAACTCACACATTGGGTGAACAAGCATTATCGCGACCGACTGACACTGTCAGATTTGCGCGATCCGGCCTTGCTTGACGAATCATGCCGCGCCCTAGACGAACTGACACAAATTCTGCACTTGGGCAGTCTCTATCGCTTTCAGCAAGTCGGACACTCTGCAGAGGAGTAA
- a CDS encoding YciN family protein gives MSSATHTDEKQPITRAAMLELANKMIAEHEDFMHGMHADDVEQKNGVLIFRGNYFLDEKGMPTGKSTAVFNMFKHLAHRLSEKYILID, from the coding sequence ATGTCTTCTGCTACTCATACTGACGAAAAACAACCAATCACCCGTGCTGCCATGCTGGAGCTGGCGAACAAGATGATTGCGGAACACGAAGATTTTATGCACGGCATGCATGCTGATGATGTAGAGCAGAAAAACGGCGTGCTAATTTTCCGTGGTAACTACTTTCTGGATGAGAAAGGCATGCCTACCGGAAAAAGCACCGCAGTATTCAACATGTTCAAGCATCTGGCGCACCGTCTGTCAGAGAAATACATTCTGATTGACTAA
- a CDS encoding DUF805 domain-containing protein has product MYWAWLVLSFRGRISRMQFGLGLGFAVGVMLFFHGLGGFVTLLWPGMDLNWMDASLAVFMVCALLALLVKRLRDAGLSASWLWLNVLPGGGTLLLLCVVLIRGTVPASASQTGISASSVSQSSALSITDATTDALQQRRV; this is encoded by the coding sequence ATGTACTGGGCGTGGTTGGTGTTGTCGTTTCGCGGCCGGATTTCAAGGATGCAATTTGGTTTGGGGTTAGGGTTTGCCGTTGGGGTGATGCTGTTTTTCCACGGTCTGGGCGGGTTTGTCACGCTGCTATGGCCGGGGATGGACTTAAACTGGATGGATGCCAGTTTGGCCGTATTCATGGTCTGCGCCTTACTGGCCTTGCTGGTTAAGCGACTGCGCGATGCGGGGTTGAGTGCGTCATGGTTATGGCTGAATGTGTTGCCTGGCGGTGGAACATTATTGCTGCTGTGTGTGGTGCTAATTCGCGGCACTGTGCCTGCATCGGCGAGCCAGACGGGTATTTCTGCATCATCAGTGAGTCAATCTAGCGCTCTATCTATAACGGATGCTACAACGGATGCGTTACAACAGCGTCGCGTGTGA
- the sohB gene encoding protease SohB, which produces MEFLYQYGVFLAKSLTVFAVIGGLLLLVFGLAQRSKPGKRGELQVTDLGQQYRELVDELKEMRLDEHALKTERKKQKKEEKAQEKARKKAEKSVEKEGAEREEGKPCVYVLNFKGSMDAHEVASLREEVTAVLAIASERDEVLVRLESPGGVVHGYGLAASQLARLKAKGLKVTVAVDKVAASGGYMMACIADHIVSAPFAIIGSIGVVAQIPNIHRLLKKHDVDVELMTAGEYKRTLTMLGENTDKGREKFRQELEETHQLFKDFVSQYRPSLDINSVATGEHWFGQQALDKGLVDEIATSDDVLLREIAEKDVLEVRYILRKKLTDKLAHSVEEGTDRLLLRWMQRGQRPLL; this is translated from the coding sequence GTGGAATTTCTTTATCAATACGGTGTTTTTCTGGCCAAATCACTCACCGTATTTGCGGTTATCGGTGGATTACTGTTGCTGGTGTTTGGTTTGGCGCAGCGAAGCAAACCGGGCAAACGCGGCGAGTTGCAGGTAACCGACCTAGGCCAGCAATACCGTGAACTGGTGGATGAGCTCAAAGAGATGCGCTTGGATGAGCATGCGCTGAAAACTGAGCGTAAAAAGCAGAAAAAAGAGGAAAAAGCGCAAGAAAAGGCACGTAAAAAGGCCGAAAAGAGCGTTGAAAAAGAGGGCGCTGAGCGCGAAGAGGGTAAGCCTTGTGTGTACGTTCTGAACTTTAAAGGCAGCATGGATGCCCATGAAGTGGCGTCATTACGCGAAGAGGTCACCGCAGTGTTGGCGATTGCCTCTGAGCGCGATGAAGTGCTAGTACGCTTGGAAAGCCCTGGCGGTGTGGTGCATGGTTATGGGTTGGCTGCATCGCAGTTGGCACGGTTGAAAGCCAAAGGGCTGAAAGTTACAGTCGCCGTGGATAAAGTGGCTGCCAGTGGCGGTTACATGATGGCCTGTATCGCGGATCATATTGTGTCGGCACCTTTTGCGATTATCGGCTCTATTGGCGTGGTGGCGCAGATCCCCAACATCCATCGTTTACTGAAAAAACATGATGTGGATGTGGAGCTGATGACGGCGGGTGAGTACAAACGTACGTTGACCATGTTGGGTGAGAATACCGACAAAGGCCGAGAGAAGTTCCGCCAAGAGTTGGAAGAAACCCATCAGCTGTTCAAAGACTTTGTGTCTCAATATCGCCCTTCTTTGGATATCAACAGTGTGGCGACCGGTGAACACTGGTTCGGCCAGCAGGCGCTGGATAAAGGCTTAGTGGATGAAATTGCCACGAGCGATGATGTGTTGCTGCGCGAAATTGCCGAAAAAGATGTGCTAGAAGTCCGCTATATTTTGCGGAAAAAGCTTACAGACAAACTGGCCCACAGTGTGGAAGAGGGCACTGATCGCCTGCTGCTACGCTGGATGCAACGCGGACAGCGTCCACTGCTGTAA
- a CDS encoding YciK family oxidoreductase: MDYQAPENLLTDRIILVSGAGDGIGKEAALTYARHGATVILLGKTVRKLEATYDAIVAQGGQEPAIIALDMMGATGQHYQQIAESIREQFGRLDGALLNAGILGVLSPLAQYDEKTWREVMQVNVTAQFLLAQALLPLLHAAPSASLVFTSSSVGKKGRAFWGAYAVSKFATEGMMQVLADELENTQVRVNCINPGGTRTGMRAKAFPAENPELLKTAAEIMPVYLYLMGDDSKQENGQSFDAQPNRLPGIAR; this comes from the coding sequence GTGGATTATCAAGCCCCTGAAAACTTACTGACTGACCGTATTATTCTGGTCAGTGGTGCCGGAGATGGGATCGGAAAGGAAGCCGCACTCACGTATGCCCGTCATGGTGCAACGGTGATCCTGCTGGGTAAAACGGTGCGCAAACTGGAAGCGACCTACGATGCTATTGTGGCGCAAGGCGGCCAAGAGCCCGCCATCATCGCACTGGATATGATGGGCGCGACCGGTCAGCATTATCAGCAGATTGCCGAGTCAATTCGCGAACAATTTGGTCGCCTTGATGGTGCGCTGCTGAACGCCGGTATTTTGGGGGTGCTGTCACCGCTTGCCCAATATGATGAGAAAACGTGGCGGGAAGTGATGCAAGTGAATGTCACGGCGCAGTTTTTACTGGCGCAAGCCTTGCTGCCACTGCTGCATGCGGCCCCGTCTGCTTCCTTGGTTTTCACCTCTTCGAGTGTCGGGAAAAAAGGCCGAGCGTTTTGGGGTGCCTACGCGGTATCCAAATTTGCAACCGAAGGGATGATGCAAGTGCTGGCCGATGAGCTGGAAAACACGCAAGTGCGTGTCAACTGCATCAATCCGGGCGGTACCCGTACCGGAATGCGCGCCAAAGCCTTCCCTGCGGAAAATCCAGAATTACTGAAAACCGCCGCCGAGATCATGCCGGTTTACCTCTACTTGATGGGCGATGACAGCAAACAAGAAAACGGCCAAAGTTTTGATGCGCAGCCTAATCGCTTACCGGGAATCGCGCGCTAA
- the rluB gene encoding 23S rRNA pseudouridine(2605) synthase RluB — MSEKLQKVLARAGHGSRREIEAMIEQGRVSVDGKVATLGDRVDTRQPLKVRIDGHIVSIKEKDEVICRVLAYYKPEGELCTRKDPDGRPTVFDRLPRMKGARWIAVGRLDVNTSGLLLFTTDGELANRLMHPSQEVEREYSVRVFGAVDDAMLQRLRLGVQLEDGPASFKSIKFQGGEGINQWFNVTLTEGRNREVRRLWESQGVQVSRLIRVRYGDIKLPKLVPRGGWAELELKDVNYLRELVGLKEETQTKVAVEHQRRTKNPNQIRRAVRRHTQQQQQQRRPRRPA; from the coding sequence ATGAGCGAAAAACTGCAAAAAGTATTGGCCCGTGCCGGTCACGGCTCCCGACGTGAAATTGAAGCAATGATCGAGCAGGGACGTGTCAGTGTCGATGGCAAAGTAGCGACACTCGGTGATCGTGTTGATACTCGCCAACCGCTGAAAGTGCGTATTGACGGTCATATTGTTTCCATCAAAGAAAAAGACGAAGTGATTTGTCGCGTTCTGGCGTATTACAAGCCGGAAGGTGAGCTTTGTACGCGTAAAGACCCGGATGGTCGTCCTACCGTATTCGATCGTCTGCCACGTATGAAAGGGGCGCGTTGGATAGCCGTAGGTCGTCTGGACGTGAATACCTCAGGTCTGCTGCTGTTCACGACCGATGGTGAACTGGCGAACCGTCTGATGCACCCAAGCCAAGAAGTTGAACGTGAGTACTCTGTACGTGTGTTTGGCGCGGTGGATGATGCTATGTTGCAACGTCTGCGTCTGGGCGTGCAGTTGGAAGATGGTCCGGCGTCCTTTAAGTCCATCAAGTTCCAGGGCGGTGAGGGTATCAACCAGTGGTTTAACGTCACCCTGACCGAAGGCCGTAACCGTGAAGTGCGTCGTCTGTGGGAATCACAGGGCGTGCAGGTGAGCCGTCTGATCCGTGTGCGCTACGGTGACATCAAGCTGCCTAAGCTGGTGCCGCGTGGTGGCTGGGCAGAGCTGGAACTGAAAGATGTGAACTACTTGCGTGAGCTGGTGGGTCTGAAGGAAGAGACTCAGACCAAAGTGGCGGTGGAACATCAGCGTCGGACCAAGAATCCGAACCAGATCCGTCGTGCAGTGCGCCGTCATACTCAGCAACAGCAGCAGCAGCGTCGTCCGCGTCGTCCTGCTTAA
- a CDS encoding L-threonylcarbamoyladenylate synthase, which produces MSQFFYIHPDNPQARLINQAVALLREGAVVVYPTDSGYAMGCMLGDKHAMDRIVRIRQLDPEHNFTLVCRDLSEISLYAQVSNSAFRLIKNNTPGAYTFILKATKEVPRRLMTPKRKTIGLRVPDNNIAQALLEALGEPLMSTSLILPGNDFTESDPEEIRDHLEHQVDLIINGGYLGQQPTTVIDLTEDAPVIVREGVADSAPFH; this is translated from the coding sequence ATGAGCCAGTTTTTTTACATTCATCCCGATAACCCACAAGCGCGTCTGATTAATCAGGCGGTGGCTTTGCTGCGCGAAGGCGCGGTGGTGGTGTATCCGACCGATTCGGGCTATGCCATGGGCTGTATGCTGGGCGATAAGCATGCGATGGATCGAATTGTTCGCATCCGTCAATTAGACCCAGAGCATAACTTTACCTTGGTGTGCCGCGATCTGTCTGAGATCTCGTTGTACGCACAGGTCAGTAACTCCGCTTTTCGCTTGATCAAAAATAACACGCCGGGCGCTTACACCTTTATTTTGAAGGCGACTAAAGAAGTGCCGCGCCGTTTGATGACGCCAAAGCGTAAAACCATAGGTCTGCGGGTGCCGGATAACAATATTGCGCAAGCTTTGTTGGAGGCGTTGGGTGAGCCGTTGATGTCCACCTCGCTGATTTTGCCGGGCAATGATTTTACTGAGTCTGATCCAGAAGAGATCCGCGATCATTTAGAACATCAGGTCGATTTGATCATCAATGGCGGTTACCTTGGCCAACAGCCTACCACCGTGATTGATTTGACCGAAGATGCACCGGTTATCGTGCGTGAAGGGGTTGCCGATAGCGCGCCATTTCATTGA
- the rnm gene encoding RNase RNM — MTDNAERGVEQGAEQSAGQNLVPLFDLHSHSQASDGSLSPEELVLRAAEQGVTVLALTDHDTVGGLDAAHHAIVQHALALRLINGIEISTCWENIEIHIVGLGIAPTHPELQQLIGEQQQKRTERSEEMARRLEKHRIPDALAGARKYVQRGSAITRAHFARYLMELGVASTMQGVFKKYLAKGKIGYVPPQWCTINQAISVIHAAGGQAVLAHPGRYGLSAKWLRKLLETFSQAGGDAMEIAQCQQAPQERAQLAAYAREFNLLVSQGSDFHQPCSWIELGRKLWLPADCTPVWHQWPDPDTRQEE; from the coding sequence ATGACCGACAACGCAGAACGCGGCGTAGAGCAGGGTGCAGAACAGAGCGCAGGACAGAACTTAGTGCCTTTGTTTGATTTACACAGCCACAGTCAGGCTTCTGATGGCAGTTTATCGCCGGAAGAATTGGTCCTACGGGCAGCCGAGCAAGGCGTTACCGTGTTGGCGTTGACTGATCATGATACGGTGGGCGGGTTAGACGCGGCCCATCACGCCATTGTGCAGCATGCGCTTGCGCTGCGTTTGATTAATGGCATTGAGATATCCACCTGTTGGGAAAATATCGAAATTCATATTGTGGGTTTGGGCATTGCGCCAACGCATCCTGAATTGCAGCAATTGATTGGCGAGCAGCAGCAAAAACGTACCGAACGCTCGGAAGAGATGGCGCGCCGTTTGGAAAAACACCGCATTCCTGATGCCTTGGCAGGTGCGCGCAAATATGTGCAACGCGGCAGTGCAATTACTCGAGCCCACTTTGCCCGTTACCTGATGGAACTGGGCGTAGCGTCCACCATGCAAGGTGTGTTTAAGAAATATCTGGCAAAAGGGAAAATAGGATATGTTCCCCCGCAATGGTGTACAATAAATCAAGCAATTAGCGTGATTCACGCTGCCGGCGGACAGGCCGTGCTGGCTCATCCGGGGCGCTATGGTTTATCGGCAAAATGGCTGCGAAAATTGTTAGAGACATTTTCGCAAGCCGGCGGTGATGCCATGGAAATTGCACAGTGCCAGCAGGCCCCGCAGGAGCGGGCTCAACTGGCGGCGTATGCAAGAGAATTTAATCTGCTGGTTTCACAGGGATCTGATTTCCATCAGCCTTGTTCGTGGATCGAGCTGGGGCGGAAATTGTGGCTACCAGCAGACTGCACGCCGGTGTGGCATCAGTGGCCTGACCCTGACACACGGCAGGAGGAATAA
- a CDS encoding anthranilate synthase component 1 has protein sequence MASLIQILQRDVPYHQDPTLIFQALCAEQAACLLLDSAEIDSKENLKSLLLIDAALRIACQGNQVNVQAHSDNGRRLLDVLQHKLPDSVDALRESAALTLRFPAGAAHSATAQDEDSRLKSLSVFDSVRALLHGLSFDPQHPHALFIGGLFAYDLAAQFEPMPEVGSQQQCPDFCLYVAETLLIIDHQHRQAHLQASLFAHCQHEQQRLSDRLLQLNQQLHHLPAPAQAPEASIAHLHLSQSDAEFCTTVQTLKQHILCGDIFQVVPSRRFSLPCPHPLAAYRELKRSNPSPYMFYLQDPLFTLFGASPESALKFSADTRQVEIYPIAGTRPRGKTVQGDIDRDLDSRLELDLRLDKKELAEHMMLVDLARNDVARISEPGSRYVADLLHVDRYSHVMHLVSRVVGTLRSDLDALHAYQASMNMGTLTGAPKIRAMQLIYQTEQTRRGSYGGAVGYMNGQGDLDTCIVIRSAYVENGIACVQAGAGVVYDSVPQAEADETRAKAQAVISAIARAHQFTLHESVPQSQAALLGQTNVQEASSC, from the coding sequence ATGGCCTCACTGATTCAGATTTTACAGCGCGATGTTCCGTATCATCAGGATCCCACCCTGATTTTTCAGGCTCTGTGCGCCGAACAAGCGGCCTGCTTACTGCTGGATTCAGCTGAAATTGATAGCAAGGAAAACCTGAAAAGTTTGCTGCTGATTGATGCCGCATTGCGGATCGCTTGCCAAGGGAATCAGGTCAACGTGCAGGCGCACAGTGATAACGGACGCCGCCTGCTGGATGTGTTGCAACACAAGCTACCAGACAGCGTAGATGCCCTGCGTGAGTCTGCTGCGTTAACACTACGCTTTCCCGCAGGAGCCGCCCACTCTGCGACGGCGCAAGATGAAGATTCACGGCTGAAAAGTTTGTCAGTATTTGACAGTGTGCGCGCGTTACTGCACGGCTTGAGTTTTGACCCTCAGCACCCGCATGCCCTGTTTATCGGTGGACTGTTCGCCTACGATTTAGCGGCCCAATTCGAGCCAATGCCCGAGGTGGGAAGCCAGCAGCAATGCCCTGATTTTTGCCTTTATGTGGCCGAAACGTTGCTGATCATCGACCACCAGCACCGCCAAGCGCACCTGCAGGCGTCTTTATTTGCGCACTGCCAGCATGAGCAGCAGCGCTTAAGTGACCGCTTATTGCAGCTCAACCAACAACTGCACCACTTGCCAGCGCCGGCGCAGGCACCAGAAGCGAGCATCGCCCACTTGCACCTTAGCCAATCGGATGCGGAATTTTGTACCACCGTGCAAACGCTGAAGCAGCATATTTTGTGCGGCGATATTTTTCAGGTGGTGCCGTCTCGCCGTTTCAGCTTGCCGTGCCCACACCCGTTAGCGGCTTACCGCGAACTCAAGCGCAGTAACCCCAGCCCATACATGTTTTACCTGCAAGATCCGCTGTTCACGCTATTCGGGGCATCTCCGGAAAGTGCCTTGAAGTTCAGCGCCGATACACGCCAAGTCGAAATCTACCCCATCGCCGGCACCCGTCCTCGCGGTAAAACTGTACAGGGCGACATAGACCGCGATCTGGATAGCCGACTGGAGCTGGATTTACGGTTGGATAAAAAAGAGCTAGCCGAGCACATGATGCTGGTCGACTTGGCGCGCAATGACGTTGCCCGGATCAGCGAGCCGGGTAGCCGCTATGTGGCCGATCTGCTGCACGTCGACCGCTATTCCCACGTCATGCATTTAGTCTCACGCGTTGTTGGCACTCTGCGTAGTGATCTTGATGCCCTGCACGCCTATCAAGCCAGCATGAACATGGGCACCCTGACCGGCGCGCCCAAAATTCGCGCGATGCAGCTGATTTATCAAACCGAACAAACTCGCCGTGGCAGCTACGGTGGCGCAGTAGGTTACATGAATGGCCAAGGCGATCTGGATACTTGCATCGTGATCCGCTCAGCCTACGTCGAAAATGGTATCGCCTGTGTGCAAGCCGGTGCCGGTGTGGTGTACGACTCGGTACCACAAGCCGAAGCCGACGAAACCCGCGCTAAGGCACAAGCGGTGATCAGTGCTATCGCCCGCGCTCACCAATTTACGCTGCACGAATCCGTGCCTCAGAGCCAAGCGGCATTGCTCGGGCAAACCAACGTACAGGAGGCATCATCATGCTAA